A region from the Paenibacillus humicola genome encodes:
- a CDS encoding ATP-grasp domain-containing protein: MAKRPVCVLLTGAGSPAASGVVRSLRSSPDLECVLIGMDCNPDAAGFHLTDRHTAGPLASEASFIPFVRDLCAREKVDVIFSLVTDELVKLAEAKEELLRGGTRMLISSADSLRGVIHKGQLYQTLQSCGMAVPDFRLANTPEALIQAMYELGYPALPVCFKPVVSDGSRGFHIVDRGADRFQALFREKPSSAHISEEELKRILHGHPAIPETLVMEYLPYEEYSVDLLVADGKAVAAVPRLRESTAGGITTKGLIVKEQDVIDYAVAAAERLQLNGNIGVQVRRDRHRRPKIVEINPRIQGTIVHCTAAGVNLPALAAKLALGIAPRPDELDVKWGTRMTRYWQEVFYDVHGSSYAL, encoded by the coding sequence ATGGCTAAACGGCCCGTTTGCGTTCTTCTGACAGGAGCCGGCTCACCCGCCGCTTCCGGCGTCGTCCGCTCGCTCCGGTCCAGTCCGGATCTGGAATGCGTTCTGATCGGCATGGACTGCAATCCGGACGCCGCCGGATTTCATCTGACCGACCGGCATACCGCCGGCCCCTTAGCGTCGGAAGCGTCGTTCATTCCGTTTGTACGGGATCTGTGCGCCAGAGAAAAAGTGGATGTGATCTTTTCGCTCGTTACGGATGAGCTCGTCAAGCTTGCGGAGGCGAAAGAGGAGCTGCTGCGGGGCGGAACGCGGATGCTGATCTCTTCGGCGGATTCGCTGCGGGGCGTCATTCACAAAGGGCAACTGTACCAAACGCTTCAAAGCTGCGGAATGGCCGTGCCCGATTTCCGGCTCGCGAATACACCGGAAGCGCTGATCCAGGCCATGTACGAGCTCGGCTATCCCGCTCTTCCGGTATGCTTCAAGCCGGTCGTATCCGACGGCAGCCGCGGGTTTCATATCGTCGACCGCGGCGCCGACCGGTTTCAGGCGCTTTTCCGGGAAAAGCCGAGCTCGGCGCATATCAGCGAGGAAGAATTGAAGCGGATTTTGCACGGTCATCCCGCCATTCCAGAAACGCTCGTCATGGAATATTTGCCCTACGAGGAGTACAGCGTGGACCTTCTCGTCGCGGACGGTAAAGCCGTCGCGGCCGTTCCGAGGCTCCGGGAGAGCACTGCGGGAGGCATTACGACCAAGGGACTGATCGTCAAGGAGCAGGATGTGATCGATTATGCCGTCGCGGCCGCGGAGCGCCTGCAATTGAACGGAAACATCGGCGTGCAGGTGCGGCGCGACCGGCATCGCCGGCCGAAAATCGTCGAGATCAATCCGCGAATTCAAGGCACCATCGTTCACTGCACGGCGGCCGGGGTCAATCTTCCGGCGCTTGCCGCCAAACTGGCGCTCGGCATCGCCCCGCGGCCGGATGAGCTCGACGTCAAATGGGGAACCCGGATGACGCGCTATTGGCAGGAGGTGTTCTACGATGTTCATGGATCTTCATATGCACTCTAG
- a CDS encoding PHP domain-containing protein produces the protein MFMDLHMHSSYSDGRNTPEEMIEAAAGIGYEAVAITDHVWRTSDWVPAYAAHLEALKERCRPRIRLYSGIEAKVTSLDGDIDADPSFDALVDLILGSIHRIPKTGGYWSKSDREKAKKSEIIGDWLQAFYGLLQNPRVDIIAHPLSELNGFGVRETDLPMAEITDRIAASGKILELNVRYNTPDQQVIRISADKGAVFLISSDSHAVPDLIANSRLVREYMDKEHFRIVDIDRYLSFRTSSSP, from the coding sequence ATGTTCATGGATCTTCATATGCACTCTAGTTACTCGGACGGCAGGAATACGCCGGAAGAGATGATCGAAGCCGCCGCCGGCATCGGCTACGAAGCGGTCGCGATCACCGATCACGTCTGGCGAACGAGCGACTGGGTACCGGCCTACGCCGCGCATCTGGAAGCGTTAAAGGAGCGCTGCCGGCCGCGGATCCGGCTTTATTCGGGAATCGAAGCGAAGGTCACCTCGCTGGACGGCGATATCGACGCCGATCCGTCCTTTGACGCGCTGGTGGATCTCATTCTCGGCTCCATCCACCGCATTCCGAAGACGGGCGGATATTGGTCGAAATCCGACCGGGAGAAGGCGAAGAAAAGCGAGATTATCGGGGACTGGCTCCAGGCGTTCTACGGGCTGCTCCAAAATCCGCGCGTCGATATTATCGCCCATCCGCTGTCGGAGCTGAATGGATTCGGAGTCCGGGAAACGGATCTGCCGATGGCGGAAATAACCGACCGGATCGCGGCCTCGGGCAAAATTCTCGAGCTGAACGTCCGCTACAACACCCCGGACCAGCAGGTCATCCGGATTTCCGCGGATAAAGGCGCCGTTTTCCTCATCTCCTCCGACAGCCACGCCGTACCGGATTTGATCGCAAACAGCAGGCTCGTCCGGGAGTACATGGACAAGGAGCATTTCCGCATCGTCGATATCGACCGGTATTTAAGCTTCCGGACCTCCTCGTCCCCCTGA
- a CDS encoding M24 family metallopeptidase — translation MNERIRGLEAYMEREGLDAAVVTLPKHVYYLTGYLSDPHERFLGVALRRGEEPFLLVPELDAEAAQAASAVKTIYTHSDTGNPFEVLREALGTAAQGRIGIEKSSMTVERYERLTEALKAKSFAAVDDALRDMRAVKSADEIARMKHAVRLIEDVLRDTLPLVKPGVTEIELAAEIDYRMKKLGADGPSFPTTVLAGEKSALPHGSPGRRKIAAGELLLFDMGVYADGYASDITRTFAVEDISDTLKTVYHAVLEANRRGIGAVRAGVRIAEADRSARRVIEDAGYGAYFTHRLGHGLGLDVHEYPSVHGANEELLREGMAVTIEPGIYLPGAGGVRIEDDVIVTRDGAEVLTSFPRELTVIGG, via the coding sequence ATGAACGAGCGAATACGCGGACTCGAGGCGTATATGGAACGCGAAGGACTGGATGCGGCGGTCGTGACGCTGCCGAAGCACGTGTATTATTTGACCGGTTATTTGAGCGATCCGCACGAGCGGTTTCTCGGAGTCGCGCTGCGGCGCGGCGAGGAGCCGTTCCTGCTCGTGCCGGAGCTGGACGCGGAGGCCGCGCAGGCGGCATCGGCCGTGAAGACGATCTACACCCACAGCGACACCGGCAATCCGTTCGAGGTGCTGCGCGAGGCGCTGGGGACCGCGGCGCAGGGCCGGATCGGCATCGAGAAGAGCAGCATGACGGTCGAGCGTTATGAACGGTTGACGGAAGCGCTGAAAGCGAAAAGCTTCGCCGCCGTCGACGATGCGCTGCGCGATATGCGGGCGGTCAAATCGGCGGACGAAATCGCGCGGATGAAGCATGCCGTCCGGCTCATCGAGGACGTGCTGCGGGACACGCTGCCGCTCGTGAAGCCCGGCGTGACCGAGATCGAGCTCGCCGCCGAAATCGACTACCGGATGAAGAAGCTCGGCGCCGACGGGCCGTCCTTCCCAACGACGGTGCTCGCCGGCGAGAAATCGGCGCTGCCGCACGGCAGCCCGGGCAGACGCAAAATCGCCGCAGGCGAGCTGCTGCTGTTCGATATGGGCGTCTATGCGGACGGCTATGCGTCGGATATTACGCGCACGTTCGCGGTCGAGGACATTTCCGATACGCTGAAGACCGTGTATCATGCGGTGCTGGAAGCGAATCGGCGCGGGATCGGCGCCGTCCGCGCGGGCGTGCGCATCGCGGAGGCGGACCGTTCGGCGCGCCGGGTCATCGAGGATGCGGGCTACGGGGCGTATTTCACCCACCGGCTCGGCCACGGCCTCGGACTGGACGTGCACGAGTACCCGTCCGTGCATGGCGCGAACGAAGAGCTGCTGCGCGAGGGAATGGCCGTCACCATCGAGCCGGGCATCTATTTGCCCGGCGCCGGCGGCGTCCGGATCGAGGACGACGTGATCGTCACGCGGGACGGCGCCGAGGTGCTCACCTCGTTCCCGAGAGAGCTGACGGTGATCGGCGGATAA
- a CDS encoding carbohydrate ABC transporter permease → MKRKDFGRADLLFDTVVYAVLLVLIVVTLYPLLYVAFASFSDAGKLVAHTGFLYAPLGFSLEAYKSVFKNPGILTGYRNTLFILVFGVAVNLIVTGLGAYVLSRRGVMWNRFFMIVIVMTMFFSGGLIPLYLIVKDVGMIDTLWSTIIPFAVNTFNLIIMRTAFQSVPESLEESAKIDGAGHMTILLRIIVPLSMPVIAVMILYYAVEKWNGWFYASIFLKDHDLYPLQLVLREILISNSTESMSTDSSNADRFQIGETIKYATIMVATVPILCVYPFVQKYFVKGVMVGALKG, encoded by the coding sequence ATGAAACGAAAAGATTTCGGCCGGGCGGACCTCTTGTTCGATACGGTCGTATACGCCGTGCTGCTTGTGCTGATCGTCGTCACGCTCTATCCGCTGCTGTATGTCGCGTTCGCGTCGTTCAGCGACGCCGGAAAGCTGGTGGCGCACACGGGCTTCCTGTATGCCCCGCTCGGCTTCAGCCTGGAAGCGTACAAGAGCGTGTTCAAGAACCCCGGCATCCTGACCGGGTACCGCAATACGCTGTTCATCCTGGTGTTCGGAGTGGCCGTCAACCTGATCGTGACGGGGCTCGGCGCGTATGTCCTGTCCCGCCGGGGCGTCATGTGGAACCGCTTCTTCATGATCGTCATCGTGATGACGATGTTTTTCAGCGGCGGGCTCATTCCGCTATACCTGATCGTGAAGGACGTCGGCATGATCGATACGCTGTGGTCGACCATCATTCCGTTCGCGGTCAACACGTTCAACCTGATCATCATGCGCACGGCGTTCCAGTCCGTGCCCGAAAGCCTGGAGGAGTCCGCCAAAATCGACGGCGCGGGCCATATGACGATCCTGCTGCGCATCATCGTGCCGCTGTCGATGCCGGTCATCGCCGTCATGATTTTGTATTATGCGGTGGAAAAGTGGAACGGCTGGTTCTACGCCTCGATTTTCCTCAAGGATCACGACCTGTACCCGCTGCAGCTCGTGCTGCGCGAAATTCTGATTTCCAACTCGACGGAGAGCATGTCGACCGATTCGTCCAACGCCGACCGGTTCCAGATCGGGGAGACGATCAAATACGCGACGATTATGGTCGCTACGGTGCCGATCCTGTGCGTCTACCCGTTCGTGCAAAAATATTTCGTGAAGGGCGTCATGGTCGGAGCGCTGAAGGGGTAA
- a CDS encoding ABC transporter permease: MDKSAASRAAAPADVRLRSTSGFIARFTRDFAINKYLYAMMLPVIAYYAVFHYAPIYGALIAFKDYSPMKGILHSEWIGLANFRDFFTSYYFWRILKNTLLISFYTLLFGFPAPILLALILNEVRGRFFKNFAQMVSYMPYFISLVVICGMIVSFTNNGGVVNNLLTHFGYDGQAMLQKPGLFRPIYVLSEIWQKIGWESIIYIAALTAIDQEQYEAARLDGASRLKQMRYITLPGIMPTITIMFILRIGNLLNVGFEKIILLYNSVTYETADVIASFVYRKGLIEFGWSYSAAVGLFNSVVNLALLIGANRMARKLSENSLW, translated from the coding sequence ATGGACAAATCCGCCGCAAGCCGCGCTGCCGCGCCCGCTGACGTGCGGCTCCGCAGCACTTCAGGCTTTATCGCCCGCTTCACGCGGGATTTTGCGATCAACAAATATTTGTACGCGATGATGCTGCCGGTTATCGCCTATTACGCCGTTTTTCATTACGCGCCGATTTACGGCGCGCTGATCGCCTTCAAGGATTACTCCCCGATGAAGGGGATTCTCCACAGCGAATGGATCGGGCTGGCTAATTTTCGGGATTTCTTCACCTCGTATTATTTTTGGCGCATCCTGAAAAACACGCTGCTCATCAGCTTTTATACGCTGCTGTTCGGATTTCCCGCGCCGATCCTCCTTGCGCTTATTCTGAACGAGGTGCGCGGCCGGTTTTTCAAGAACTTTGCCCAAATGGTCAGCTATATGCCGTATTTTATTTCGCTCGTCGTCATTTGCGGGATGATCGTCAGCTTCACGAACAACGGCGGCGTCGTCAACAACCTGCTCACGCATTTCGGCTACGACGGCCAGGCGATGCTGCAGAAGCCGGGACTGTTCCGGCCGATCTACGTGCTGTCGGAAATCTGGCAGAAAATCGGCTGGGAATCGATTATCTATATCGCGGCGCTGACCGCCATCGACCAGGAGCAGTACGAAGCGGCAAGGCTGGACGGCGCGAGCCGCCTGAAGCAGATGCGGTACATTACGCTGCCCGGCATCATGCCGACGATCACGATCATGTTCATTCTTCGTATCGGCAACCTGCTCAACGTCGGCTTCGAGAAAATCATTTTGCTCTACAACTCCGTGACGTACGAGACGGCCGACGTCATCGCCTCCTTTGTCTACCGGAAGGGGCTGATCGAGTTCGGGTGGAGCTACAGCGCGGCGGTCGGCCTGTTCAACTCCGTCGTCAATCTGGCGCTGCTGATCGGAGCGAACCGCATGGCCCGCAAGCTGAGCGAGAACAGTCTATGGTAA